The proteins below come from a single Cololabis saira isolate AMF1-May2022 chromosome 2, fColSai1.1, whole genome shotgun sequence genomic window:
- the zgc:162592 gene encoding probable G-protein coupled receptor 21, producing the protein MFPSFNLSASSPNLSLADPQRLQELLTHRSIKVGIIIALGVMITLGNIAVLLVISSSVSGWSRNSRYLLLSLTAADSAFGLLVMPLNLWVSLLKDYTQGTDALCHAVAFCNATVYSTCMYTLATISLERYIAVFYPLQYSTVMTRKRTLLLISFAWCFPPVLLLPISFPDGIIEVHFSTASLVCNPSYSTNVVYSISLTCLIFFPCSIVLTYANLRVWCAARRQRLKLRRFGCALRRSHNVAARVLVPVMAAYYTCWTPCMAAMLYNAVSGSSVPEWMEFVVVWLPTSNGFLNCIFYFWINRNFRRKFYLVVQRLALATCPELAKSLGCSSTSGGQFVSGFLDNSVHERSSSVSSTCTLLSTA; encoded by the exons ATGTTCCCCTCCTTCAACCTGTCGGCCTCCAGCCCTAACCTGTCCCTGGCTGACCCCCAgaggctgcaggagctgctcacCCACCGCTCCATCAAGGTGGGCATCATCATCGCTTTGGGCGTGATGATCACGTTGGGAAACATTGCCGTGCTGCTGGTGATCAGCTCGTCGGTGTCCGGCTGGTCCAGGAACTCCCGCTACCTGCTGCTGTCCCTGACCGCGGCGGACTCGGCCTTCGGGCTGCTGGTCATGCCCTTGAACCTGTGGGTGAGTCTGTTAAAGGACTACACGCAGGGAACCGACGCTCTGTGTCACGCCGTGGCCTTCTGCAACGCCACCGTCTACTCCACCTGCATGTACACGCTGGCCACCATCAGCCTGGAGAGGTACATAGCCGTGTTTTACCCTCTCCAGTACTCTACTGTGATGACCAGAAAAAGGACGCTGCTGCTCATCTCCTTCGCCTGGTGTTTCCCTCCCGTTTTACTGTTGCCAATCTCGTTTCCAGATGGCATTATCGAGGTTCATTTTTCCACCGCATCACTGGTCTGCAATCCGTCCTACTCTACGAACGTGGTGTACTCCATAAGCTTGACGTGTTTGATATTTTTCCCCTGCTCCATCGTCCTGACCTACGCCAACCTGCGTGTGTGGTGCGCGGCCCGCAGACAGCGGCTGAAGCTGCGCCGGTTCGGCTGCGCGCTCCGCCGCAGCCACAACGTGGCAGCGCGGGTGCTGGTGCCCGTGATGGCAGCTTACTACACCTGCTGGACGCCCTGCATGGCGGCTATGCTCTACAATG CGGTCTCGGGTAGCAGTGTACCAGAGTGGATGGAGTTTGTGGTGGTGTGGCTGCCAACTTCCAACGGTTTCCTCAACTGCATCTTCTATTTCTGGATAAACCGAAACTTCAGGAGGAAATTTTATCTTGTTGTCCAGAGGCTGGCTCTGGCCACTTGCCCTGAATTGGCCAAATCCCTTGGGTGCAGCAGCACATCGGGGGGACAGTTTGTGTCAGGATTTTTGGATAACAGTGTCCATGAGCGCTCCTCCAGTGTGTCCTCGACCTGTACCCTGCTGAGCACGGCTTAG